One window from the genome of Oncorhynchus kisutch isolate 150728-3 linkage group LG21, Okis_V2, whole genome shotgun sequence encodes:
- the LOC109866171 gene encoding LOW QUALITY PROTEIN: probable E3 ubiquitin-protein ligase RNF144A-A (The sequence of the model RefSeq protein was modified relative to this genomic sequence to represent the inferred CDS: inserted 2 bases in 1 codon; deleted 2 bases in 2 codons; substituted 2 bases at 2 genomic stop codons) gives MGLLPPNMECMVAAESMQXYRRLQFEXEVLLDPCRTWCPSSSCQAMGQLKELPQLVQCSVCRLEFCSACRNSWHKEHACQDNTFRPGETSSFYKSNGDTPIXCKVYIERDKGCAQMMCKSCKRTFCWYCPGSLEDDLLLNHYDKGPCRNKLGLSRASVIWHRTQVVGIFAGFVLLLLLASLYYTLSHSLKMFTYIDLINSLHLICIYCILY, from the exons ATGGGCCTGCTGCCTCCAAAT ATGGAATGCATGGTGGCAGCAGAGAGCATGCAGTGATACAGGAGGCTGCAGTTTGAGTGAG AGGTGCTGTTGGACCCATGCCGGACCTGGTGCCCGTCCTCGTCGTGCCAGGCAATGGGCCAGCTGAAGGAGTTGCCACAGCTGGTCCAGTGCTCTGTGTGCAGGCTGGAGTTCTGCTCG GCCTGCCGGAACAGCTGGCATAAAGAACATGCCTGCCAGGACAACACCTTCCGACCCGGGGAGACCAG CTCCTTCTACAAGAGCAATGGCGACACGCCCAT ATGTAAGGTGTACATCGAGAGGGACAAGGGTTGTGCTCAGATGATGTGC AAGAGCTGTAAGCGTACCTTCTGTTGGTACTGCCCGGGGTCTCTTGAA gatgaCCTCCTCCTGAACCACTATGACAAAGGGCCTTGCAGAAACAAACTGGGCCTCTCCAGAGCTTCAGTTATCTGGCACCGGACACAG GTGGTGGGGATATTTGCTGGCTTCGTACTGCTCTTGCTGTTGGCGTCTCTGTATTATACGTTATCTCATTCACTTAAAATGTTTACATATATTGATTTGATAAATTCCttacatctcatatgtatatactgtattctatactag